The uncultured Desulfuromonas sp. genome has a segment encoding these proteins:
- a CDS encoding HEAT repeat domain-containing protein, which yields MEQERREALVPLLQDSQAQVRQAATEALARLDQRSHADRLLEHLAGGSAQQKVAALFGLEAVESDAIRAALCAALKEDEADVRAVAVQVVGRKRYPEALNDLVNCLQDRHPAVAVYAAQALAHYKDARLVPYFETMYRRGDEELQCACLKALGEMGFATAESCLIEALSSGHATVRAAAAIALGQLVD from the coding sequence ATGGAACAAGAGCGGCGTGAAGCGTTAGTCCCGTTGCTACAGGATTCGCAAGCACAGGTGAGGCAGGCGGCGACAGAGGCGTTGGCCCGGTTGGACCAGCGCAGTCATGCCGACCGGTTGCTCGAACACCTGGCCGGTGGGTCGGCGCAACAGAAGGTTGCCGCCCTGTTCGGTCTGGAGGCGGTGGAGAGTGATGCCATCAGGGCTGCTCTGTGCGCGGCTCTGAAAGAGGATGAGGCGGATGTTCGCGCGGTTGCCGTTCAGGTGGTCGGGCGCAAACGTTATCCAGAGGCTCTGAACGATCTGGTCAATTGCCTGCAGGATCGCCACCCGGCCGTTGCGGTGTATGCGGCCCAGGCGTTGGCGCATTACAAAGATGCGCGGCTGGTGCCTTATTTCGAAACCATGTATCGGCGCGGCGATGAAGAGTTGCAATGTGCCTGTCTTAAAGCCTTGGGCGAGATGGGGTTTGCGACGGCAGAAAGTTGTCTGATCGAGGCCCTGAGCAGCGGCCATGCAACAGTGCGCGCCGCCGCGGCAATAGCCTTGGGCCAGCTGGTCGATTAG